The region CAAAATGTCGAATCAGTGGTTTGTCAAAATAGATGGAAAAGCTCAAGGGCCACTCAACGAATTGCAGATTCGTAAACTCATGAAGATGGGACGAATTGAACCTGATACTGAAGTGCGTCCAGAAAGTGGTGGTGCCTGGATGACTGCTGCTGAAGCAATCCAGATTCTGGATCAGGGAACCAATACCATTGATCCCATAGAAGCCTTGATTGACAACGTCCTGGGGACATCAACGCCAACTCCGCCGACAACATTGTCGGATCAGGATTTCTCCCAGAACTCTCCCTCAGACTCGGAGACTCCTGCGAAGAAAGCTTCAGTCACTCCACCAATTCCACAGGTTCCAACAGCATCTGTTCCACAACCAGTAAGAAATCAACTCCCAAAGTGGTCAGGGATTGCAAAAGATGACGTTCCCAAATACGGAGAACTGGAAACCTACGGCTGGCTATCAGCAATCCTGGGAGTGTTGATCATGGTGAGTTCGATCATGATCAGCTTTGCAGAGGCTAACAACGAGCGTGCAACGCAAGGTTCAGTGTTTGTCATACTTCTGTTTGGGTTCCTCCAGGCTGTCGCATTCCTCACTGCTTCAGCACTGATCCGAGGATTTCGTCATGGTTTGCAGGATCTTCGCAAAATCACCATTTGCGCCGAACACACTGCCAAGCGTGCCTGAAAATCCTGCCGTACATTTCAAAGTGTCGAATACAGGCTCAATCCTTCTCCCTGATAGCTGTCATAAACATGCTGGTAGACATTGTCACACTTCTGGCTGTAAAGCTCTGGTGTGAATGGCCTCGGAAGATCATCCAGCACTTCCTTTACAGTGGAGTACACGTCGGCTCGCGTTCTCTGCTTCTTTCGCCAATCCAGAACCAACTTGGCTTGCTTTAGAGATTGCAGTACCCGACGCGCCACCTGCTTTACTTGCTTCCGCTCGGCTGGTGTCAGGTCTAACTCGGGCCGCATGAGGATATCAAAAATGGCCAGTTCTTCCTCAGTCAGTTGCTCGGATACACCCCGCTTATCCTCTTCCTTTAAGTCTTTGGCAAACGCCATCAGCTTGGCAAAGAAAGCTTCAACATCCATTCCTTTGTTGTACTCTTCAATCAGCGTCTTGAACTTATCCAACAGCTCAATGCGGGATTTGTTGAGTTGAACCATTCTGGTGAGTTTCTGGCTCACCAATGCTTTCAGCTTTTCTGCTTCCGTATGTTTCCGGCCTTTACTGAAATGAGCCTTCAACGCCTCAAAATCAACTTCGCTCAAATCAATCAATGAAGTCTCTTCTGTGGCATGGATCACATAGCCAACAGTGGAAATAGATTCATCCAGCAGTTCTCCCACTTGATCCAGCAAATCATCAATGTTGGCTTTGTCGGTCAGATTGCGGATTTTCTCTGCCAGAACCACCAGACACGTTTTGATTGCCGCAAACTCGTTGGCTCTGGGGTCAGGCAATATGGCTTTGTAAAGCTTCACCACCTGGGCCACATGAAACAAAAACTGCTTCTTCAGGTCATCATTGAGGATGATTTTTTCAACAGCATCATCCACGGCTTCCACCACTTCGGCTTCCACCAGCAAATGAGCGGCCTGGGCCAGTTCCGCAGCTTTGTGAAAACTCTCCGGGTTGGCGTCAATCACTCTTTCCAAGCTCACGCCGCGTGAATCACAAAACGCTCTGGCTTCCGCAATGGCTTCGTGGAGAGCTTCCACCAGCATCGTCTTTTTCTCAATCGGGCATTCACCCTCCTGGGCCTGCCCTGATGCTGCTGTACCGAAAATGGCCAATGCTTTTTGCAGGTCACGAAAAACGCCCACATAATCCACAATCAGACCGTTGGTTTTTTCTCCAAACACCCGATTGGCTCGGGCAATCGTCTGCATGAGTGTGTGATTCTTCATCGGCTTATCCAGGTAAACCGTAGAGACACACGGAGCATCAAAGCCCGTCAGCCACATGGCACAGACAAAAACCAGACGGAAAGGGTCTTTGGGTTCCCGGAACTTCTTTTCCAGATCCTCATTCACCATGCGTGCCCGATGCACGGTGATATCAAAGCCTTTCTCCTGGAAGTATTGAATTTCGTTCTGCTGCTGAGAAATCACCACGGCCATATCCGTGGATTCCATGTAAGCAATTTTCTCTTGTAATACAGGCTGACGGATTGAATCGGCCACCAGCAATTGAGACTTCAGATCTGCCAGAAACGCACCCCAGTATTTCTGGACTTTCTCATACATCTTCACTGCGGTGAGCTTATCGACACAGATCACCATTCCCTTGCCGCCACCCTCACGTCCCAGAAAATGGGCCACAATGTCTTCCGCCACTTTTTCCAGGCGGTCGTCTCGGGTAATCAGGTGATATTCACGGGCAAATTCCCGTTCCAGCAAATCTTCCTGCTCTTCATTGAGTTCAGCCGATTCAATCAGAGCGTCCAGATCGTCCTGGAAGTTTTCATTGGCCAGTTGCAGTTCGGGAATCCGGTTTTCGTAAAACAACCGGACAGTGGCACCATCCTCCACGGACTGGCGGAAGTTATAGATGGAAACATAATCCCCAAAGACTTCTTTGGTCTTCTCCTCACCAGCCATCAGCGGAGTTCCGGTGAACCCGATAAACGCCGCATTCGGCAAGGCGTTCCGCATATTCAAAGCCAACGTGTCATATTGGGAGCGGTGAGCCTCATCAGTCATGACGATGATGTTGCTGCGGTCGGAAAGTTTCGGGTACGTCTGACCTTTCTTGGTGCCGAACTTTTGAATCAGGGTGAAGATAAACCGGTGATCTTCCTGAAGAAGTTGCTTCAGATGTTCTCCACTCTGGGCCTGACACTCTTCAGTGGCCACTCCCGTATTGCGGAAGTTGCGGTAAATCTGGCCATCCAGTTCCGTGCGGTCGGTAATGACCAGAAACGTCCAGTTGCCGGGAACTTTCCGAAGGACTTTCTGCGCAAAGAAAGCCATGGAATACGATTTGCCGCTTCCCTGAGTGTGCCAGAAAACCCCTAACCGTCCTTGATTGGATTGAATCTGGTTGAGAGCTGATGTGGCATTATTCACTCCCAGAAACTGATGATTCTTGGCAGTAATCTTATAGAGCTGACCTTTCGACTCATCAAAGAGGGTGAAGTTCTCCACGAGATCCAGAAACTTCGTTTTCTCACACGTTCCCCGAATCAATGTTTCCAGAGAGATAATCCCTTTCTCTCCTTCACTGTTGATCCTTTTCCAATCGGCAAAATGCTCCAACCCTGCCGTCAGACTGCCAATCTTGGCTTCACTCCCGTTGGAGAGGATCACCAGAGCGTTGTACCAGAAGAGCTGAGGAATGGTGGTTTTGTAGTCTTGAAGGTTGCCTGAAAAGGCCTGCTCCAGCCTGCCGTGAGTCTTCTTTAACTCAATGAAAAGTAGTGGCAGGCCATTCACAAAGCCGATCAGGTCTGTCCGTCGTTTGTAAACTGTTCCCGAAATCCAGAACTGAGAGACCAGCAGAAAATCGTTGTTGGCGGGCTGATTCCAATCGATCACCCGCACGGTTTCATCCACATCGTCTCCATTCTCATCGGCATAAGAGACTTTCACGCCCTCCTTGAGGAGTTTGTAAACGTCTCGGTTGGCCTGAGCAGGAGCGGCGGCACTGCGGTCTTTTCCCAGTTCCTCAATAGCCAGTTGAACGGCATCATCCGGCAGGCTGGGATTCAGTTTCTCTAATGCAGATTTCAGCCGGGGCCAGAGAATCACATCACTGGTGGTTTCCCGTCCCAGCGTGGCGTTGGCTCCCACTTTCTCGGCAAAGCCATTCACCGTGGCATAACCCAGTTCCTGAAACAGGGCTATCGTGGGCTGTTCAACCAGTGCATCTTCAGTGTAAGGATTGATCATGGGGCTGCCTCATGGATTCTTTGAAGCACCAGTTTCCATTCTGTGGTCACTCCCAGAGTTTCAGCCCATTGTGTGAGATAATCCCGGTCAATGGCGTCTTTCTGGATCAGCAGGATGCTGGCAATATCCCGCAGATGTTTTTCGGAACCCCCCTCCTGGTAGTACCGCAACTTCATCAGGATGATATTTTCCGGAGAACCGAACCAGGCATCATAAAAGCCGGGATTGGACAGCCTTTGTCCCAGGCTGATGTCCAACTGGCTGAAAGGCGTCTCTTTCCGCTGGATAATATCCAGTTTGAGGCCTGACGGAACATGAATGATGTTGAACTGGTGGCGGGTACGAATGGCTTCTGCCACAGCCGTGGTCGAAAGATAGAAATCTGGAGACGGAAATTCCTGATCCAGTTCAGCAATGTGGCTTTCTTGCAGATCCACCAGAAAATCAATGTCGTTCGTAAAGCGGGCCTCACTGTAAGCCATGCTGGCCATGGAACCGACGACCCGGTACGGCACTCCCAGCCGTTCAAAGCAGTTGGCAGTCTTCTGCAACAGTTGAAAAGGTGTCAGGTCAGCGGGGGACACGTTCAGTGGCTCCGTGACTGAGTCGGTTGGCAGCTTCCCGCAGAACCTGTTCTTCACTCCAATCCGGATGTTGCTGACGTATCGTCCCCCGGATCATTTCCCGGGCGGTTTCCCACATCCGAAATGCCTGAGTCAACCGTTCGGCGGGAGTCTTCTGACGAAGAATCTCCACCATCACAGGTTCCAGAATTTCAATAACGGGTTGGCGTGGTGGCTGCATACCTACGATCCTGCCTGCAACGTGAACCACTTCTGACGCACCATCTTTGAAATCGTGTCGTCCACATTCTCAACAGAGAAATTGTTTTTGTCTCGCTTCCCGGGCCAGTTGTCGATTCCAGTTTGGATATTCTGCCGCGTGATGGGTTGGCCAGCGTCGTGAAGATCACAGACGACCTTAAAAATGGTCATCCATTTCCCCAGGCCACTCTTCCCGAATTTGGAGAGATCCTGCACGAACTCCGTCACAAGGGCTGCTTTCTCTCCCAGAAGAGATTTTGCGTATTCAACACCTTTTGTGAATTTCCGACCGGGAAGCAGAATTTTCCCCTGATTATCAAATCGCAACCAATCAAAGCCAGCGGCGGCAAAGACCGCTTTATGGCGAAGTTCCTGTGACCAGGGGCCAGCCTTCTGGGCGACAAATTTTGAATTGATGGCATGCCTGCGGAGATGTTTCAGGCCGAACATGTGCTTCTGAATGACAAACTCGTTGTTTGGTCTATCTGGTGCCAGATGAAGAAGCTCTTGCAGTAACAAGCACAGAATCGCCGCATCGTCTTTGTAAGGTGTACCTGTTTCGGCAGTCGGAGATGAAACAATTTGCGGCTTTGGCGGTTGGATAACTTTTTCTACTTCCGGCTGTTGAAAGGTCGGTTCATCAAAATCGATTTCCAGAGACTCAACATCCAGTTCACCGCTGATGAGTTTGGGAAGTAAGAGGTCACGGGTTTTGCGAAGGATTTTGTTTTTTCTAAGGATATTTTCAATGTGCTTTACTACGGGGGTTGTAAGAACGTCAAACTTCTGAATTAAAAATGGTTGCGGAAGAATAATTTCAAGATCCGCTATCAATTTTGTTGTCAGACTTCCACGAGAGCTACCGTCAGAGATCTGCCGGAACTGGTCATACCTTTGCACTAAATCAAAAAATAAAAAACTATCAGTAGTTTGCTTACCATCAGCCGTTACAGCAATTGTTGACTGATTGATGTAGCAATCTAGGCAAAGCATCGACGTTTGGCCACGAGTCTTGCCTTGGCCCGCACTTGCAATAACAGTGCAGCCAGATCGTGCAAAACGGGTACTTGAATTAGTCACGCCCTCCTGTGTGATTTTCTTTTCAGTCTCTGTAATAAAGGTGTTTCCGGTTTCGCCGGATGATAGCCACGGAATATCACCATCCCAGTATTCATTGACATTAGTTCTTGGTGTCCCTCCGCTAGTAATTCTTTCGCAAATTGAATCCAATCGTTTAACCTGCCAACCCTCAGGGATTTTGCCGAGTGGGGAATCGACGAGCAGGGTGTTTTCGTGGCCTGGGAAGCGGAAGTGGACGAACCATTCCCGGTAAATGGCCTGGGCCATCTCTTCCAGAATGGCAATTCGCCGGGTGTTGTTCTCAATCAGATCATCATACGCCGAAAGAATCCCCGCAATTTTGCGTTGGACTGGCTCGGATGGAAATGTCAACTGTAAACCGTTCAAAATTGTTAAAGTCAAGAACTTGGTTGCGGCACCTGTGGATATACTTTGCAAATGTTCAAGCAAGGGCCACATAGAGTAGTAAAGGAAACGCGTGTTGAGTCGCGTGCAATCTTGTGGCGTAACAACATACGTGCGTTGATACGCGTCAAATCGTCCGTGAAAATACTTTAGTGGATATATGCCGTTGGCATTGTTTCCGGCGAGTAACACACATTCTGTATCGAAGGCAAAAGTGTTTGTGCGAAGCGTCTCTTGCGAGCATGTAAAAAAGGGATATGCACCGTTTGATACAGCAGCATTTGAATTCAGCTTGCCCGTCTTGAAAGTCACTAGATTGCTAAGGGCGTCTGTCGTCCAGCCATTTGGAGGCATATTCATAATGCTGCCTCCAACAATTTGACGACGTTAACGGCAATTCGTTCTTCCAACTCACGGGCTTCACTGTTGAGAACTTCCAGTTCTTCACTCAGTTCTTCCAGCCGTTCGGCAAACACAAAATCGTCCGGGGCTTTGTCGGCAACTCCCACATACCGGCCTGGGTTCAAACTCCAGCCCTGGGCTTCAATTTCCTGGAGTGTGGCGATTTTGCAGAGTCCAGCCACATCCGCATACTTCAGCTTCGGGAAGGTGGCTTTCAGGTCTGGTTCGACTCCAGGAAACTCCAGGTCGTCTCCAGCGGTGAATTCGGGTTGTTCACCACGATAGAGCCGCACGATATTGGCAATGTATTCGAGTTGCTTCGGGCTGAATTTGCGGTGGGCACGATCCACCTGCCGGAAGATGTGCCGAGCATCAATGAAGAGCACCTGCTCTTTCCGCTGGGAACCTTTCCCGCTGAGATTGCTTTTCCCTTTATCGAGGAACCAGAGCGTGCAGGGCAACGTGACCGTGTAGAAGAAGTTCGGGCCAATGGCAATCATCACATCCACCACATGAGCCTTGAGCAGCTTCTGGCGGATTTCCATTTCGGATTGCCGGGCATCGGCGGCACTGTTGGCCATGACAAAGCCAGCCCGGCCTGTGGCATTCAATGACGAGTAGAACAACTCAATCCACAGGTAATTGGCATTGTCGGCTCGGGGCATTCCCAAAGGAAACCGGGGATCTTCCTTAAGCTTCTCCTTATCGACTTTGTCCACATTGAAGGGAGGATTGGCCATCACGAAATCAAACTTGCCCACGGATTCATGAGGGTCTTCGTAATAGGTGTTCCCCTGGCGGATGTCTCCTGATAAGCCGTGAACTGCCAAGTTCATCTGGCATAGCTGACGGGTTTCATCCACGCGTTCTTGTCCGTAGATCGAAATCTCGACAGCAGGGTTGTTGTGGTGAGCTTTGATGAAGTCAGCCGATTGCACAAACATTCCGCCTGAACCACAGGCAGGATCGTATATGCGGCCATGGTAAGGTTGAATGATTTCGACAATCAGTTTCACCAATGAGGTGGGAGTAAAGAACTCACCCCCTTTTTGACCTTCGGCTCGGGCAAAGTTCCCCAGGAAGTATTCGTAAATCTTCCCGAACGTATCTCCTTCGGCATCCACAGGGATGGAGGAAAGATTTTTGAGCAGAGAGACCAGCGTGGTGTTCTCAATTTTGCTGTAAGTTTTGGGAAGAATGCCTTTGAGTTCTTCGTTCTCTTTTTCAATGGCTTTCATAGCCGTAGTGATGGCCTTGCCGATGTCTTCACCTTCGGGAAGTTCCAGCAGAGCGGAGAAGCGGGATTCTGGCGGGAGGAACATCACCCCTTTGGCTTGAAAATCTTCTTTGCCAATAGCCCGACGGCTGCCGCTCTTTTTCGCAAAGAGAACATTCAGTTCTCGTTCGGCCTGGGTAAACCGGTGATCGGCATACCGCAGGAAGATCAGCCCCAGCACGGGAACCGAATACTCGGACGATTTCAGTTTGCTGTTAGCCCGCAATTCATCTGCGGAAGCCCACAAGCGGCGTTCTATTTCGGTGTGTCCGTTGGCCATGGATAGAGGAGCAGTCTTAAGGGGGAAGCCGTCATTAGAAAAATGTTGTACCAGTGAAAAAGAGTAGATGATTGGTGAACCCTTCGAAAGGGTGTTTGCATGGGAGAGATTCATCAGCCTTTATTCCAGGTGACTGATTTTCGGTTTGTGTAGGTCAGGCAAGAGTGTGTTCCATTTTCCCCATACTCCAAGGGTGTATGGCACCCTCTCATGGGTGTGTTCTTGTGTTCAGTTTTAATGCGCTTTTGGGTAAGTTTGGCCGAGCCTCAGAAATCGCTCGTAGATCGCTTTGGTTGCCGGGATGATGGATTGTTCGTCCTGGGCCACGAGAGGCGATTTCCGGGCCAGCGAGAGGCCTTAATGACGATGAGAGCGTGTCCGGGATGAACGGTTTTTGATCAGTCATCGATGCTTGGTGTGTTCTTTTGTTCATGTTTGTGTGAAATTCACAACCCAAGTGCAGGTTTTAAGTTGCGTCAAATTCCAGTGCTGCTGTTATGCTCACAACGACCTGATTGTGAGTTTCTTCCAGACACATGAGGTTTCATGTCCGAGCTGCCAGCCGTTTTGCGTGCCTATCGTCGGGAGTTCGAGCTGTTCCGGGGGAAATATGGAACAGTGGGAGTTGTCATTCTCTGCAAGTTGGATTGGAAATCTGCCGGTATAGAGTTCCCAGCCACTGGCTGCTCACCACCAGATCACGTTTGGGATTTGACGGAAGACAAGATTTTGTGGGCCAGAGAGTTTCCAAGTCGTGCTCCCGAGCCAAACGACACAGAAGCTGATCCATTTCAACGCGTTATTCGTTTTGATGGCCGGTCTGACCAGTCTTTTCAGGGAGCGGGATTACGTTCGGCTCAACTGCAAATTTTGGCCAGCTCTGCTGATGAGCTGTCGGAGTGCCAACTCCCAGAGAACCCAGCCACCAGCTCATTACAGTCAAGATCGTATGCCACGCCAGATGGCCAGATCTTGCAGGTGACAAATTCCACTTCCTCCACAACATCCAGACATCAGCTCTCTGGTGGAGTTATGGAACTGAGGTTTTTCGGACAGTTGCACGGTTTTGATTTTGAACTGGAGAAGCTTCAGAAAAACGTTTTGAAGGCTCTGGAGAACTGGTGGCCAGCTTCAGAGATTCTGAGAGAGTTCTGCCCAGCCTTGAAGTTTTCGTGCACTCCCATTTTACAGGCTCATCTGTGGGCCGAATTGGTTTACTGGGTGAGCCAATCGAAATTTGTGCATTCACCCTATGTGATTGAGAAGTGGATTCCTGCACAGACGTCTTACAACATCAAACGGAAACTCTGGTCTTCTCTCTCCCAGAAGAAAACAGGAATGTCTTCAATTCCTGCTGACAGAATCCCCATCTGTTGGTGCAGTGGCCTGAAGGATTTGGCAGCAGCTTCTGTGGTCTTCCTGGATGTGCTGGCGGAACGATTTGGCAAAAGCTCTTCAGCAGTGGCAATCATTCCGCCTGAGCCAGCCACAAACCTGGAGCCAATCATTACAGGCAGTGCTCCAGCAGGTGGAGAAGCAACGCCAGCCAGCAAACTCAACGCATGGCCTGAAGAAATCAAAGAAAAATTGTTGAATACTGCAACGCCTCTTGAGCAGCGGATTATCAGGTTTTTCTGGGAGAGAAAGCACGCATCCGACATTCAAAGTCTAATTGATGCTGCCTGGGGAGATAAGCCAGACACTTCGGTTGAAACTGTGAAAAAGGCAATTCAGCGGCTCAATCTGAAATTTGCAGACAACCTGACAATTTCGTTTCATCCCAGCACAGACCGAGTTCAGTTCGAGCTATTGAAGCATTCAGGCAATTCCCAGCAGCCGGACAAATCAGCGGACAAATTTTAGGACATGGCTGTCCCCTGATTTGTCGGCCTCTCGTGGCATAGTTCCCCTACCGCATCAACGACGAGCGGAGAACATGACCTGTGAGAGAGGTGATTATGTCCAAGTCCTTAATTCGTGCTCCTTCATTACGCCAGCTTCCACCACCTGCCGAAATTCGGCGTGACCTGGGAGCCATCACCAGGGAGGCCGCTTTCCTGCGTTCCATGCTCAAGCTATCAGAACGCTTACACCGTCATTTGGAACTGATTCAAACACTTCAATCCATTCAGGGAGATTCCAAGCATGTCCAGTGTAACCGCAGCCAGCCCAGCCGATGATTTCCACAGCAACCCTAACGAGAAACTTTTGATATCTGCTAAGGAGGCAGCTCGGCGGCTATCTATCAGTGAGCGTAGTCTATGGTCTTTAACGAACCAACGCCGAATTCCCACTATTCGAATCGGACGAAGTGTTCGTTATTCCGTGATTGGCTTGGAAGAGTGGATTCGGCAGTCCACCCAGAGTCAGTACCGGGGGGGAGGTTCCCGAACCTGACGTTGTCCAAGATACCGCCCCCGGTGCCTGAAATGTGCCGCACCGAAAAGTCACCAGGAAAAGGGCCGGAAAGTGAGCAAATCTTGTGCTTTTTCAGCAAAAGCCAACGAAGGGCACCCTGGCTAGCCTCCTCACGTGCACGCGTGCGTAATTATTATATTATATATTTAATAATTACAATTTCTGAAGTTTCTCTGGGAGTTGGTTATTATCTAATAACCAACTCCCAGAGAAGATAATAAGGCTCTTTAAGAGACTTTATTATGGTTGTGTAATTAACGCACGCACGCACGTGAGGGGCTGTCCATTTTCCCCACGCTCCAGGGGGGGTGTGTGGTGCGTTTGTTCAGGTTTTTGCCAGTGCAGGCCATTTTCCCCACGGTTTAGGGGTATGTACATAGGGTTTCACCCCCTCTTTCACGAAATGGTTTTTCAATTTCTCCACACTGTTTGAGTGCCGAAATCGTATGATTTGCACCCCGGTGAGGTGATTAAGGTACTATCTCCCAGAAAATCAGACCGATTTTAGAGATCATCCAGAAAATCAGCATCCAGGAAGGTTTTTTATATGTCCAGCGTCTTCAAACGAAATGGCAAAGGCAATTACTACGCAACGTGGTTTGACCATCTGGGAAACCGCATGACTCAATCCACGAGAACATCTGATAAAGCAGCGGCTGAAAGAATTGTGAAGCAGTGGGAAGCACAGGCTGCACTTCGTCGTGAGAATGTGATTGATCCCAGAATGGAAACCTTGACAAAGCAAGGGCAGCTTTCAGTGGAAAGCCACTTGAAAGACTTCGAGGCTTCCATGGTCTCTTCCAATCGTACGGACAAGCATGTCCAACATGTCGTGGGAGTTGTCCGCAAGATTTCAGCAGCAGCACACTTTGGACGCATCAATGAAATTTCTGCGGAAGGCGTCAACCGGTACGCTTCCTCATTGAAAGGCAAACGTTCTTTACGAACGATTCAATCCCATCTTTCTGCCATGAAGGCATTCACGCTCTGGCTGTGGAGAAATCACAAACTTTCTGTTGACCCTCTTTCGTCTATC is a window of Planctopirus limnophila DSM 3776 DNA encoding:
- a CDS encoding type I restriction endonuclease subunit R translates to MINPYTEDALVEQPTIALFQELGYATVNGFAEKVGANATLGRETTSDVILWPRLKSALEKLNPSLPDDAVQLAIEELGKDRSAAAPAQANRDVYKLLKEGVKVSYADENGDDVDETVRVIDWNQPANNDFLLVSQFWISGTVYKRRTDLIGFVNGLPLLFIELKKTHGRLEQAFSGNLQDYKTTIPQLFWYNALVILSNGSEAKIGSLTAGLEHFADWKRINSEGEKGIISLETLIRGTCEKTKFLDLVENFTLFDESKGQLYKITAKNHQFLGVNNATSALNQIQSNQGRLGVFWHTQGSGKSYSMAFFAQKVLRKVPGNWTFLVITDRTELDGQIYRNFRNTGVATEECQAQSGEHLKQLLQEDHRFIFTLIQKFGTKKGQTYPKLSDRSNIIVMTDEAHRSQYDTLALNMRNALPNAAFIGFTGTPLMAGEEKTKEVFGDYVSIYNFRQSVEDGATVRLFYENRIPELQLANENFQDDLDALIESAELNEEQEDLLEREFAREYHLITRDDRLEKVAEDIVAHFLGREGGGKGMVICVDKLTAVKMYEKVQKYWGAFLADLKSQLLVADSIRQPVLQEKIAYMESTDMAVVISQQQNEIQYFQEKGFDITVHRARMVNEDLEKKFREPKDPFRLVFVCAMWLTGFDAPCVSTVYLDKPMKNHTLMQTIARANRVFGEKTNGLIVDYVGVFRDLQKALAIFGTAASGQAQEGECPIEKKTMLVEALHEAIAEARAFCDSRGVSLERVIDANPESFHKAAELAQAAHLLVEAEVVEAVDDAVEKIILNDDLKKQFLFHVAQVVKLYKAILPDPRANEFAAIKTCLVVLAEKIRNLTDKANIDDLLDQVGELLDESISTVGYVIHATEETSLIDLSEVDFEALKAHFSKGRKHTEAEKLKALVSQKLTRMVQLNKSRIELLDKFKTLIEEYNKGMDVEAFFAKLMAFAKDLKEEDKRGVSEQLTEEELAIFDILMRPELDLTPAERKQVKQVARRVLQSLKQAKLVLDWRKKQRTRADVYSTVKEVLDDLPRPFTPELYSQKCDNVYQHVYDSYQGEGLSLYSTL
- a CDS encoding DUF4339 domain-containing protein is translated as MSNQWFVKIDGKAQGPLNELQIRKLMKMGRIEPDTEVRPESGGAWMTAAEAIQILDQGTNTIDPIEALIDNVLGTSTPTPPTTLSDQDFSQNSPSDSETPAKKASVTPPIPQVPTASVPQPVRNQLPKWSGIAKDDVPKYGELETYGWLSAILGVLIMVSSIMISFAEANNERATQGSVFVILLFGFLQAVAFLTASALIRGFRHGLQDLRKITICAEHTAKRA
- a CDS encoding helix-turn-helix domain-containing protein encodes the protein MSSVTAASPADDFHSNPNEKLLISAKEAARRLSISERSLWSLTNQRRIPTIRIGRSVRYSVIGLEEWIRQSTQSQYRGGGSRT
- a CDS encoding restriction endonuclease subunit S, which produces MNMPPNGWTTDALSNLVTFKTGKLNSNAAVSNGAYPFFTCSQETLRTNTFAFDTECVLLAGNNANGIYPLKYFHGRFDAYQRTYVVTPQDCTRLNTRFLYYSMWPLLEHLQSISTGAATKFLTLTILNGLQLTFPSEPVQRKIAGILSAYDDLIENNTRRIAILEEMAQAIYREWFVHFRFPGHENTLLVDSPLGKIPEGWQVKRLDSICERITSGGTPRTNVNEYWDGDIPWLSSGETGNTFITETEKKITQEGVTNSSTRFARSGCTVIASAGQGKTRGQTSMLCLDCYINQSTIAVTADGKQTTDSFLFFDLVQRYDQFRQISDGSSRGSLTTKLIADLEIILPQPFLIQKFDVLTTPVVKHIENILRKNKILRKTRDLLLPKLISGELDVESLEIDFDEPTFQQPEVEKVIQPPKPQIVSSPTAETGTPYKDDAAILCLLLQELLHLAPDRPNNEFVIQKHMFGLKHLRRHAINSKFVAQKAGPWSQELRHKAVFAAAGFDWLRFDNQGKILLPGRKFTKGVEYAKSLLGEKAALVTEFVQDLSKFGKSGLGKWMTIFKVVCDLHDAGQPITRQNIQTGIDNWPGKRDKNNFSVENVDDTISKMVRQKWFTLQAGS
- a CDS encoding helix-turn-helix domain-containing protein, which translates into the protein MAIIPPEPATNLEPIITGSAPAGGEATPASKLNAWPEEIKEKLLNTATPLEQRIIRFFWERKHASDIQSLIDAAWGDKPDTSVETVKKAIQRLNLKFADNLTISFHPSTDRVQFELLKHSGNSQQPDKSADKF
- a CDS encoding type I restriction-modification system subunit M, giving the protein MANGHTEIERRLWASADELRANSKLKSSEYSVPVLGLIFLRYADHRFTQAERELNVLFAKKSGSRRAIGKEDFQAKGVMFLPPESRFSALLELPEGEDIGKAITTAMKAIEKENEELKGILPKTYSKIENTTLVSLLKNLSSIPVDAEGDTFGKIYEYFLGNFARAEGQKGGEFFTPTSLVKLIVEIIQPYHGRIYDPACGSGGMFVQSADFIKAHHNNPAVEISIYGQERVDETRQLCQMNLAVHGLSGDIRQGNTYYEDPHESVGKFDFVMANPPFNVDKVDKEKLKEDPRFPLGMPRADNANYLWIELFYSSLNATGRAGFVMANSAADARQSEMEIRQKLLKAHVVDVMIAIGPNFFYTVTLPCTLWFLDKGKSNLSGKGSQRKEQVLFIDARHIFRQVDRAHRKFSPKQLEYIANIVRLYRGEQPEFTAGDDLEFPGVEPDLKATFPKLKYADVAGLCKIATLQEIEAQGWSLNPGRYVGVADKAPDDFVFAERLEELSEELEVLNSEARELEERIAVNVVKLLEAAL